In Pedobacter sp. WC2423, the following are encoded in one genomic region:
- a CDS encoding SusC/RagA family TonB-linked outer membrane protein codes for MYKIYTEESCRHSACMSKFLLVMKLTAILMIALLMQVSAAGFGQRISFRQKNTSLAKVFREITRQTGYDILVSSRMLNTSAKLDVDFSGTPLEIVMEKCLEGKPLTYTLTEKTIIVKPKIIPGEYRTTIVDGIVSGTVTDTKSKQPLPGVTVKIEHGTWAQTAITDPQGNYRFPAVPAGNYTLTFSSIGFVKLTKDIVIQEGKQVISNAALSENVAELSQVMVVGYGAQKRANLTASVTRIDAEEFKGISTTGIGQAIQGRAPGVQIYRNSGAPGAGATINIRGIGSFTNNSPLIVVDGVPAGDINLISPDEVESVTVLKDASASAIYGANGANGVIIITTKSGKSGTAKIDYAYKAGFNQAVNMPELLNAKEYAMLQNEARINSGRMPLFTDDQIRNLGEGTNWRDQILQTGIRQEHYVGISGGAPKMNYLLSANYLNENGTAIYSWYKRLNIRTKIDGQIGEKFSTGLQAQYSFSKSQGGADFTDATIFSPTIPLMTPDGRPGAYSRNDPSGAVNTGLNPVYDREISLGYSNNNPANYLLSTAYAEYRFLPALKLRSSITYERSTVLTKAFSPSYEFRNYEGDVIASNSRLPSQREFTQTYNQDSRYLLTNTLEYSKTFNEAHNFKVLAGYEEQQSNSEATRMNRIGGFPTNDWLNFGTDITSQVKATGTADISSRRSWFGRLNYDYQGKYLFEAVGRRDGSSKFAPANRWGFFPSASVGWRISAEDFFSPLKTVVDDLKFRVSYGLTGNSNIPNFVYNSTVEIKDGYVFNNTAVQTGSINTLPNKNIRWETNKLFNIGLDATLLNKRLNITFDAYQRKSEDLLTNVSIPATSGISNDQGILGTQIQNVGILKNRGMELLIGWKDNISSDFGYQLNLTGSYNKNELLKFNGLSDKQIIGAAGELVNQVGQPLNSIYGFRSVGVWQNAAEITANPHRVNDQPGDLRFQDINNDGKIDENDRTILGNSIPKYTFGLSGGLNYKNFDFNFLLQGDAQKDFLQYGYGYFEYYLQNYNNYAYALNRWHGEGTSNLNPRLIAGSEYLANTVSSYFVQDASYLRLRHVEIGYKIPQSVLNKLKISSLRVYAGADNLLTLTKYYGLDPEQGNAVGRDAINYPQARTFTLGLNVTF; via the coding sequence ATGTATAAAATTTATACTGAAGAAAGTTGCAGGCATTCTGCCTGCATGTCTAAATTTCTGCTGGTTATGAAACTTACAGCCATTTTAATGATTGCTCTTCTGATGCAGGTGAGTGCTGCCGGCTTTGGACAGCGTATCTCCTTTCGCCAGAAAAACACATCCTTAGCAAAGGTGTTCCGGGAAATTACCCGCCAGACAGGATATGATATTCTGGTCTCTTCCAGAATGTTAAATACATCGGCGAAACTGGATGTCGATTTTTCCGGAACTCCGCTCGAAATAGTGATGGAAAAATGTCTTGAAGGAAAACCGTTAACTTATACACTAACCGAAAAAACGATTATTGTAAAACCGAAAATAATCCCCGGTGAATACCGTACAACAATTGTTGATGGCATAGTAAGCGGAACAGTCACAGATACTAAAAGCAAGCAGCCACTGCCAGGAGTAACGGTAAAAATAGAGCATGGAACCTGGGCTCAAACAGCGATCACAGACCCTCAGGGGAATTACCGGTTTCCAGCAGTCCCCGCCGGGAATTACACCTTAACATTTTCGAGTATCGGATTTGTAAAGCTGACTAAGGATATCGTTATACAAGAAGGAAAGCAGGTGATTTCAAACGCTGCACTGAGTGAGAATGTTGCAGAATTGTCTCAGGTAATGGTGGTTGGATATGGTGCACAGAAAAGAGCTAACCTGACAGCTTCGGTAACGCGGATTGATGCGGAAGAGTTTAAAGGAATCAGTACAACCGGAATTGGCCAGGCCATACAAGGCAGGGCGCCAGGTGTACAAATTTATAGAAACAGCGGGGCACCCGGTGCAGGCGCAACTATAAACATAAGAGGTATAGGATCATTTACTAACAATTCTCCATTGATTGTCGTGGACGGAGTTCCTGCCGGCGATATCAACCTGATCAGTCCTGATGAAGTAGAATCCGTAACTGTACTCAAAGATGCCTCTGCTTCTGCTATTTATGGAGCCAACGGAGCCAACGGTGTCATTATCATTACGACCAAAAGTGGTAAAAGCGGAACAGCGAAGATTGATTATGCTTATAAAGCCGGCTTCAACCAGGCAGTTAATATGCCAGAATTGTTAAATGCAAAAGAATATGCTATGCTTCAAAACGAGGCAAGGATCAATTCGGGAAGAATGCCGCTTTTTACCGATGATCAGATTCGTAACCTGGGAGAAGGGACTAACTGGAGAGATCAGATTCTGCAGACAGGGATCAGGCAGGAACATTACGTGGGTATTTCTGGCGGAGCACCGAAAATGAACTACCTGCTCTCTGCCAATTATCTCAATGAAAACGGTACTGCTATTTATTCCTGGTACAAACGTTTAAATATCAGAACTAAAATTGACGGGCAGATTGGAGAAAAATTCAGTACAGGATTACAAGCGCAATACAGTTTTAGCAAAAGTCAGGGAGGGGCAGATTTTACAGATGCGACTATTTTTTCACCAACCATTCCCTTGATGACCCCAGATGGCAGACCTGGAGCCTATAGCCGGAATGATCCTTCAGGAGCTGTAAATACAGGATTGAATCCTGTATACGACAGGGAGATCAGTCTTGGCTATTCCAATAATAACCCCGCAAATTATTTATTGTCTACCGCTTATGCAGAATACAGATTTTTACCGGCTTTAAAGCTGCGTTCCAGTATTACTTATGAAAGATCAACCGTGCTTACCAAAGCCTTCAGTCCCAGTTATGAGTTCCGGAATTACGAAGGAGACGTGATCGCATCGAATAGCCGTTTACCCTCGCAAAGAGAATTTACACAAACTTATAATCAGGACAGCCGCTATTTACTGACGAATACACTGGAGTATAGTAAAACTTTCAATGAAGCTCACAACTTTAAGGTTCTGGCAGGATATGAAGAGCAGCAATCAAACTCAGAAGCAACAAGAATGAACCGGATCGGAGGCTTTCCGACCAACGACTGGCTGAACTTTGGTACAGATATCACCTCACAGGTAAAAGCTACAGGAACCGCAGACATCAGCTCCAGAAGATCATGGTTTGGCAGGTTGAACTATGATTACCAGGGTAAATATCTTTTTGAAGCTGTGGGACGCAGAGATGGATCTTCTAAATTTGCACCAGCTAACCGGTGGGGATTTTTTCCTTCTGCTTCTGTGGGTTGGAGAATTTCTGCTGAAGATTTTTTCAGTCCTTTAAAAACTGTAGTTGATGACCTGAAATTCAGAGTGAGTTATGGATTGACAGGAAATAGTAATATCCCGAATTTCGTCTATAATTCAACAGTAGAGATTAAAGATGGTTATGTCTTTAACAATACTGCAGTACAAACAGGTTCAATAAATACCCTGCCCAACAAAAATATCAGATGGGAAACCAATAAACTTTTTAACATTGGTTTGGATGCTACTTTGCTGAACAAGCGTTTAAACATAACATTTGATGCCTATCAAAGAAAATCAGAAGATCTGCTCACCAATGTATCTATTCCTGCAACATCGGGTATTTCGAATGATCAGGGGATTCTGGGTACACAAATACAAAATGTCGGTATCCTGAAAAACCGGGGGATGGAACTTTTGATTGGCTGGAAAGATAATATATCTTCCGACTTTGGTTATCAGCTCAATCTGACAGGTTCTTATAACAAAAATGAGCTGCTTAAATTTAATGGATTGTCAGATAAGCAAATTATAGGTGCGGCAGGTGAACTGGTCAATCAGGTTGGTCAGCCTTTAAATTCAATCTATGGATTCAGGTCTGTCGGTGTATGGCAAAATGCAGCGGAAATTACCGCTAATCCACATCGTGTCAATGATCAGCCAGGAGATTTAAGATTCCAGGATATCAATAACGATGGAAAAATAGATGAAAATGACCGGACTATTTTAGGGAATAGTATTCCAAAATACACCTTTGGACTTTCAGGCGGACTGAATTACAAAAACTTTGACTTTAACTTCTTATTGCAAGGAGATGCGCAAAAAGATTTCCTTCAATACGGTTATGGATATTTTGAATATTATCTTCAAAATTATAACAATTACGCTTATGCACTTAATCGCTGGCATGGAGAGGGGACCTCAAACTTAAACCCCAGACTTATTGCCGGAAGTGAATACCTGGCCAATACCGTCTCTTCTTATTTCGTACAGGACGCTTCCTATCTGAGATTAAGACACGTGGAAATCGGTTATAAAATCCCTCAGTCGGTATTAAACAAATTGAAGATTTCTTCGCTGAGAGTTTATGCCGGAGCTGATAACCTGCTTACCCTGACAAAATATTATGGTCTTGATCCTGAACAAGGGAATGCTGTTGGCAGGGATGCCATTAATTATCCACAAGCCAGAACCTTTACGCTTGGTTTAAATGTTACTTTTTAA